One window of Chryseobacterium sp. JJR-5R genomic DNA carries:
- the menD gene encoding 2-succinyl-5-enolpyruvyl-6-hydroxy-3-cyclohexene-1-carboxylic-acid synthase, translated as MKKYSSKRSIQILAHLLQQYGISDIIISPGSRNAPLAIHFSETDGFNCFSIVDERSAAFVGMGMAMSHKKPVAITCTSGSAAANYYPAVTEAFYSNIPLLVLTADRPTDYVDIFDGQTIRQQNLFHQHSYGDFQLLEDSRENAEDFNFDTLKKAIELCFEKQGPVHINIPLEEPLYELISELPTFPTVEKTIKQKDYEIPSNLVADWNTSQRIMILVGTRGYSPELENQLSQLVKNHSVVVLSEANSNLYHEKFFRHIDRYIFNFTEEDYRTYAPDLLITVGQNVVSKKVKQFLRSAKPKQHWHLDEVWQPDTYFALTEKIEARPEIFFTKLLKFINLEPRPYFNLWDILRDKKDAKHEQFLNTVGFSDFYFFRTSSQAIPEHYNIHFSNSSAIRYAQLFDYGKRKIYCNRGTSGIDGSTSTAMGFAIKNADPTLLITGDLSFFYDINGLWNQYIPPFVRIMIFNNGEGNIFKIIPGPGNANPNALDEFIATRHHKNAEHLAKHFGFSYTKVDEEATLDRVLENFFKPDVQPKILEINTYGKNNAEVQKAYFEFMKDK; from the coding sequence ATGAAAAAATATTCTTCCAAAAGAAGTATTCAGATATTGGCACACCTTCTTCAACAGTACGGAATTTCAGATATTATCATCTCCCCGGGATCCAGGAATGCTCCTCTGGCGATTCATTTTTCGGAAACCGACGGCTTTAACTGTTTCAGTATTGTAGATGAAAGGAGTGCGGCTTTCGTAGGAATGGGAATGGCCATGAGCCATAAAAAACCGGTTGCCATTACCTGTACCAGCGGTTCTGCAGCAGCCAATTATTATCCTGCGGTTACGGAAGCTTTTTATTCGAATATCCCGCTTTTGGTGCTGACTGCCGACAGGCCCACAGATTATGTGGATATTTTTGACGGACAGACGATCAGGCAGCAGAATCTTTTTCATCAGCATTCCTACGGGGACTTCCAGCTGCTGGAAGACAGCCGGGAAAATGCGGAAGATTTTAATTTCGATACCCTTAAAAAAGCCATCGAGCTCTGTTTTGAAAAGCAGGGCCCGGTTCATATCAATATTCCTTTGGAGGAACCTTTGTATGAGCTGATCTCTGAGCTCCCGACTTTCCCTACCGTAGAGAAAACAATCAAGCAAAAAGATTATGAAATCCCGTCGAACCTTGTGGCTGACTGGAATACTTCGCAGCGGATTATGATTCTGGTAGGAACCAGGGGCTACAGTCCTGAACTGGAAAATCAGCTGTCCCAGCTGGTTAAAAACCATTCTGTTGTAGTGTTGAGTGAAGCCAATTCCAACCTGTATCACGAAAAGTTCTTCAGGCATATTGACCGTTACATTTTTAATTTCACCGAAGAAGATTACAGGACCTATGCACCTGATTTACTGATTACGGTAGGGCAGAACGTAGTGTCTAAAAAAGTGAAGCAGTTTTTAAGGAGTGCCAAGCCGAAACAGCACTGGCACCTGGATGAAGTCTGGCAGCCCGATACCTATTTCGCCCTGACAGAAAAGATAGAAGCAAGGCCTGAAATTTTCTTTACCAAACTATTGAAATTCATTAATCTGGAGCCAAGGCCCTATTTTAACCTCTGGGATATTTTAAGGGATAAAAAAGATGCAAAGCATGAACAGTTTCTGAATACGGTAGGATTTTCTGATTTTTATTTCTTCCGTACATCTTCACAGGCGATTCCTGAACATTACAATATCCATTTCAGCAACAGCTCAGCCATCAGGTATGCCCAGCTGTTTGATTACGGGAAGAGAAAAATCTATTGTAACCGGGGAACGAGCGGTATTGACGGTTCCACGTCTACTGCCATGGGATTTGCCATTAAAAACGCGGATCCCACCCTGCTGATTACAGGGGACCTGAGTTTTTTCTATGATATCAACGGGCTTTGGAACCAGTATATTCCTCCTTTTGTAAGAATTATGATTTTTAATAACGGGGAAGGCAATATTTTCAAGATTATTCCGGGCCCGGGAAATGCCAACCCGAATGCACTGGATGAGTTTATTGCTACCAGGCATCATAAAAATGCAGAGCATCTCGCAAAACATTTCGGGTTTTCTTACACGAAAGTAGATGAAGAAGCTACATTAGACCGGGTCCTGGAAAATTTCTTTAAACCTGATGTTCAGCCTAAGATATTGGAAATTAACACCTATGGGAAAAACAATGCCGAGGTACAGAAAGCTTATTTTGAATTTATGAAAGATAAATAA
- a CDS encoding T9SS type A sorting domain-containing protein, producing MNKFLFLLLGFFYTFLHSQNYSGGSGTVNDPYLISNLTDLRYLSEHNSDWSKSFLQTANIDATVSSTWNGNKGFFTIGSPSASFYGTYDGGGYKIIGMYINRSSNMYAGMFGTVYTSATIKNINLVGGYFSGDMYTGSIAGEVLGTITNCTSSATVNGGKYAGGLVCLIKNGITNSSATGNVTSGSGYSGGGLAAGATGTVSNCFATGIVKGSTGIGGLLGSSGGEVINCYATGKVTKLPFGGSTTSGGLIGSAAKLVSNSYATGNVDGDIAGGLLGETTSNVTKSYATGNVDATGASQNIAGGLIGMIRHATAASYFSSVSLSFSTGTVIGGSITGGLVGFGKNLQKINITNCYSRSKVNNGTGALFGYFQEDGAFITTSYATGQQGGTNPGGLLSYGLNVTLTRAFWDRDTTGALVADASGWNQTDGGRTTAQMKAQGTFINWDFATVWAIDPAVNDGYPYLKENSGYLATGESSKKDHSIKIYPTVVTDRVYISSDVNIIKYSIFDMQGRLIRQNAANSREFDINLNDLQQGAYLLNMMHQNGFESKKIIKK from the coding sequence ATGAACAAATTTTTATTTCTCTTATTAGGTTTCTTCTATACATTTTTACATTCTCAAAACTATTCCGGAGGTTCCGGAACGGTAAACGATCCTTATTTAATATCTAATCTTACGGACTTAAGATATTTAAGTGAACATAACTCAGATTGGAGTAAAAGCTTTTTGCAGACAGCAAATATAGATGCTACAGTCAGCTCAACATGGAATGGTAATAAAGGTTTTTTTACTATCGGAAGCCCATCCGCTTCTTTTTACGGAACTTATGACGGCGGAGGATACAAAATTATAGGGATGTATATCAACAGATCTTCCAATATGTATGCAGGTATGTTTGGAACGGTATATACTTCAGCAACGATCAAAAATATAAATCTGGTCGGAGGTTATTTTTCCGGTGATATGTATACAGGCAGTATTGCCGGTGAAGTTTTGGGAACGATTACCAATTGTACTTCTTCTGCAACTGTTAACGGCGGAAAATATGCAGGCGGATTGGTTTGCCTTATTAAAAATGGTATCACCAATAGCTCAGCAACAGGAAATGTCACAAGTGGATCTGGCTACTCAGGAGGAGGTCTTGCTGCCGGAGCTACCGGCACTGTTTCGAATTGTTTTGCAACAGGGATTGTTAAAGGTTCTACCGGAATAGGCGGTCTTTTGGGAAGCTCAGGCGGTGAAGTCATAAATTGCTATGCAACTGGTAAGGTTACGAAACTTCCATTTGGAGGAAGCACTACTTCGGGAGGCTTGATTGGTTCTGCTGCAAAACTTGTTTCAAATTCTTATGCAACTGGAAATGTGGATGGTGATATAGCTGGAGGCCTATTAGGTGAAACAACAAGTAATGTAACAAAAAGCTACGCCACAGGAAATGTAGATGCAACCGGAGCGAGTCAAAATATTGCAGGTGGTTTGATAGGAATGATAAGGCATGCAACCGCAGCTTCGTATTTTTCATCTGTCAGTTTATCATTTTCCACAGGAACGGTTATCGGAGGTTCTATTACCGGCGGCTTAGTTGGATTTGGCAAGAATTTACAAAAAATCAATATTACAAATTGTTATTCCAGAAGCAAGGTTAACAATGGAACGGGTGCGCTTTTTGGTTATTTTCAAGAGGATGGTGCATTTATTACAACCAGTTACGCAACAGGACAGCAAGGAGGAACTAATCCGGGAGGATTGCTGTCTTATGGATTGAACGTAACTTTAACCAGAGCCTTTTGGGACCGTGATACAACAGGTGCTTTGGTTGCGGATGCTTCCGGCTGGAATCAGACCGACGGAGGAAGAACAACTGCGCAAATGAAAGCTCAGGGTACATTTATCAATTGGGATTTTGCAACCGTTTGGGCAATAGATCCGGCTGTCAATGACGGATACCCGTATCTAAAAGAAAACTCAGGATATTTGGCAACAGGTGAATCATCAAAAAAGGATCACTCCATCAAAATATATCCCACAGTAGTAACTGATAGGGTATATATTTCTTCTGATGTTAATATTATTAAATATTCAATTTTTGATATGCAGGGAAGATTAATAAGACAGAATGCTGCTAATTCGAGAGAATTTGATATTAATCTTAATGATTTACAGCAAGGAGCTTATCTCTTAAATATGATGCATCAAAATGGATTTGAATCTAAAAAAATCATCAAGAAATAA
- a CDS encoding aminotransferase class IV — protein MSQFIESIKVEDQEIFLSELHQKRVDQTFAHFGKEGSVDLAKIYKQLDHDGDGLFKLRVVYDLDKKVRTQMIPYAIPEIQDFQLVENNGYDYSFKFEDRKELEKMKMKSKAEEIIIIKNNHVTDTSYSNILFLKGKEWYTPSTYLLNGVQRQYLLKQKKIKETEINIQNIKQFSHFQIINAMNDFNKNFIYPLDKIINLPGNEEYLDL, from the coding sequence ATGTCCCAATTTATTGAAAGCATCAAAGTAGAAGACCAGGAGATTTTCTTATCGGAATTGCATCAGAAGCGCGTAGACCAGACTTTTGCCCACTTTGGGAAAGAAGGCTCTGTAGACCTTGCCAAGATCTATAAACAGCTGGACCATGACGGAGACGGGCTTTTTAAGCTCAGGGTTGTGTATGATCTTGACAAAAAAGTGCGTACCCAGATGATTCCTTATGCCATACCGGAAATACAGGATTTCCAGCTGGTGGAGAATAACGGCTATGATTATTCCTTCAAGTTTGAAGACCGGAAAGAATTGGAAAAAATGAAAATGAAATCCAAAGCAGAGGAAATTATCATTATTAAAAACAACCATGTGACGGATACTTCCTATTCCAATATTCTGTTTTTAAAGGGGAAAGAATGGTACACGCCGTCCACTTACCTTCTGAACGGGGTGCAGCGGCAGTACCTTTTAAAACAGAAAAAAATCAAAGAAACCGAAATCAACATCCAGAACATCAAACAGTTTTCTCATTTCCAGATCATTAATGCCATGAATGATTTCAATAAAAACTTTATTTATCCGCTTGACAAAATTATTAACCTGCCCGGAAATGAAGAATATTTAGACCTCTAA
- a CDS encoding aminodeoxychorismate synthase component I produces the protein MFSVKQQKFMEMDELSLRKVPFFFMIDFQAENIEIFRQEELINSDLLIDFQNFSNTSHQPALHKNIEWKSYPETLESFKKGFDKVQENIHLGNSYLTNYTRKTKIETNLTLREIFFHSGAKYKVFYKDFFVFFSPETFVKIIDGKILTYPMKGTIDAALENAEETLKNDRKEKAEHYTVVDLLRNDLSMVADDVKVDKFQHIDFIRTRQKDLYAMSSEISGNIKPEFNGKVGSIMQNLLPAGSILGAPKSKTMEIILDAEGYERGFYTGVCGWFDGENVDSCIMIRFIEKEGDTLYFKSGGGITHMSRPEDEYQEMKNKIYVPIY, from the coding sequence ATGTTTTCAGTGAAACAACAAAAATTTATGGAAATGGATGAACTTTCGCTCCGGAAAGTCCCTTTTTTCTTTATGATCGACTTTCAGGCAGAGAATATTGAAATTTTCAGACAGGAAGAGCTGATAAATTCAGACCTGCTGATTGATTTTCAAAACTTTTCAAATACATCGCACCAGCCTGCCCTGCATAAAAATATTGAATGGAAATCGTATCCCGAAACCCTGGAAAGCTTTAAAAAAGGGTTTGATAAGGTGCAGGAAAACATCCACCTCGGAAATTCTTATCTGACTAACTATACCCGGAAAACCAAAATCGAGACAAACCTGACCCTTAGGGAAATATTTTTTCATTCAGGCGCGAAATATAAAGTTTTTTATAAAGATTTTTTTGTATTTTTTTCTCCTGAAACTTTTGTGAAGATCATTGACGGAAAAATTCTTACCTATCCCATGAAAGGCACCATCGATGCCGCCCTGGAAAATGCCGAGGAAACCCTGAAAAATGACAGGAAAGAAAAAGCTGAACATTATACGGTGGTAGATCTGCTCCGGAATGATCTCAGCATGGTGGCAGATGATGTGAAAGTGGATAAATTCCAGCACATTGATTTCATCAGGACCCGGCAAAAGGACCTGTACGCCATGAGTTCGGAAATATCAGGAAATATCAAGCCTGAATTTAACGGAAAGGTAGGAAGCATTATGCAGAACCTGCTGCCTGCAGGCTCTATTTTAGGAGCCCCGAAATCTAAAACAATGGAAATAATTTTAGATGCGGAAGGTTATGAAAGGGGTTTTTACACCGGAGTCTGCGGTTGGTTTGACGGTGAAAATGTAGACAGCTGTATTATGATCCGGTTTATAGAGAAAGAAGGTGATACGCTTTATTTTAAAAGCGGCGGCGGGATTACCCATATGAGCAGGCCGGAAGACGAGTATCAGGAAATGAAAAATAAAATTTATGTCCCAATTTATTGA
- a CDS encoding beta-carotene 15,15'-monooxygenase, which yields MSEFNEFDLQGSVPERTTGSVISHAFEMYKGIFLYAIVAMVIYLIGGSIIKALSGFNSMSFADDMKSYGDNFSGYNIWAAPGFTLYLSLSWFLGILLAPLYVGLIYIVNKYNTKEPIEFSDLFIGYRQNFVNILIYSLLSSLISSVAAFFCVIPVFFVYPLLMLGYPILLFDNASATDALGRTFSIAKENYGTFLGTTVLGIIISCSGIILCGIGVIATAPFIMVVMYSLYCAFLGKPRQITYKK from the coding sequence ATGTCAGAATTTAACGAATTTGATCTGCAGGGCTCTGTTCCGGAAAGGACTACAGGCTCTGTTATCTCACACGCTTTCGAAATGTACAAAGGCATCTTTTTATATGCCATTGTAGCAATGGTTATCTATTTAATCGGGGGGTCTATAATAAAGGCCCTGAGCGGATTCAATTCCATGAGCTTTGCCGACGATATGAAAAGCTATGGTGATAATTTTTCCGGGTATAATATATGGGCAGCCCCCGGATTTACCCTGTATCTTTCCCTGTCATGGTTTTTAGGGATTTTACTGGCTCCGCTGTATGTAGGCCTGATCTATATCGTTAATAAGTACAATACCAAAGAACCTATTGAATTTTCTGATTTATTTATCGGTTACCGGCAGAATTTTGTCAATATTCTGATCTATAGCCTGCTTTCAAGTCTTATTTCCTCAGTAGCGGCTTTTTTCTGCGTCATTCCTGTATTTTTTGTTTATCCTTTACTGATGCTGGGTTACCCTATTCTCCTTTTTGACAATGCCAGTGCCACAGATGCTTTAGGGAGAACATTCAGCATAGCCAAAGAAAATTACGGCACGTTTTTAGGAACGACTGTTTTGGGAATCATAATTTCCTGTTCCGGAATTATACTTTGCGGAATCGGGGTCATTGCAACCGCTCCGTTTATCATGGTTGTGATGTATTCGCTGTATTGTGCTTTCCTGGGAAAACCGAGACAAATAACTTATAAGAAATGA
- a CDS encoding AI-2E family transporter, translating to MMNKEQQISSTKIKQVALLAIILVMAGLICFNLALFIPSVLGAITIYVVCRKYNFYLQEEKKWKPWAAALVLMVASLIILILPIYFIGDLLIEKFGNAQAYMNKFNVFLEKIHTYVYSKIKVDILSKENMGKLQSSVGQFSTKALSGTVNTLTVIASMYFILYFMLEKPRFFERILSSSAPLKRSNVSMIGEKMRKLIMANAIGLPVVALGQGIIALIGYFIFGAPSPVLLFALTAAASMIPVVGAAIVYAPVCIFMIAEGNTGAGLGLAAYCLVVVGVTDNLLRFTLLKKLEDIHPLNTVFGIIMGMNLFGFMGLIFGPIMVSLTLLLIQVYRNEFSEDDIPELQLPDKNEALEKKIDLIL from the coding sequence ATGATGAATAAAGAACAACAAATAAGCAGTACTAAAATAAAGCAGGTAGCATTACTTGCTATTATTTTGGTCATGGCAGGTCTAATCTGCTTTAATCTTGCGCTTTTTATACCTTCGGTATTGGGCGCTATTACCATATATGTGGTATGCAGGAAATATAATTTTTATCTTCAGGAAGAAAAAAAATGGAAACCCTGGGCTGCAGCGCTTGTCCTGATGGTTGCCAGCCTTATTATCCTTATCCTGCCGATTTATTTTATCGGGGATTTACTGATTGAAAAATTCGGGAATGCCCAGGCTTATATGAACAAGTTCAATGTATTCCTGGAAAAAATACATACCTATGTTTATTCTAAAATCAAGGTTGATATCCTGAGTAAAGAAAATATGGGTAAGCTTCAGAGCAGTGTCGGGCAATTTTCTACAAAGGCTTTGAGCGGGACGGTAAATACCCTTACCGTGATCGCATCCATGTATTTTATTCTTTACTTCATGCTCGAAAAGCCACGGTTTTTTGAAAGGATCCTTTCTTCATCCGCTCCCCTGAAAAGATCAAACGTTTCTATGATTGGTGAGAAAATGAGAAAACTGATCATGGCTAATGCAATCGGCCTTCCGGTGGTAGCACTTGGCCAGGGTATCATTGCCCTGATCGGGTACTTCATTTTCGGGGCACCAAGCCCGGTCTTGCTTTTCGCTCTTACTGCTGCCGCATCAATGATTCCTGTAGTGGGAGCTGCCATTGTATATGCGCCGGTCTGTATCTTCATGATTGCGGAAGGAAATACCGGTGCAGGACTAGGACTGGCAGCCTATTGCTTAGTCGTAGTCGGTGTAACAGATAACCTGCTTCGATTTACCCTGCTTAAAAAACTGGAGGATATCCACCCTTTAAATACCGTTTTCGGAATTATTATGGGAATGAACCTGTTCGGTTTTATGGGACTGATTTTCGGGCCGATTATGGTTTCCCTTACCTTATTGCTGATCCAGGTTTACAGAAATGAGTTTTCTGAAGACGATATCCCTGAACTGCAGCTTCCTGACAAAAATGAAGCATTGGAAAAGAAAATTGATTTAATACTATAA
- a CDS encoding DUF3820 family protein translates to MNPEILKEICTAKMPFGKYAGTVIADLPISYLEWFQRQGMPKGKLGMQLSTIYEIKLNGLSDLLIPIRGGTVNYEKPKTKTYKF, encoded by the coding sequence ATAAATCCGGAGATATTGAAGGAAATCTGCACCGCTAAAATGCCTTTTGGGAAATATGCGGGGACGGTTATCGCAGATCTGCCGATAAGTTACCTAGAATGGTTCCAGCGTCAGGGGATGCCTAAAGGAAAGCTGGGAATGCAATTATCAACAATTTATGAAATCAAGCTGAATGGGCTTTCAGATCTTCTGATTCCTATCCGAGGAGGTACTGTAAATTATGAAAAGCCCAAAACAAAAACGTATAAATTCTAA
- a CDS encoding VOC family protein has protein sequence MKKVTGIGGIFFTCKDPEALKEWYRKHLGIEGNEYGTTFDWKQAAESDSKGSTTWSPMPETTSYFEPSAKEFMINYTVDDLEALVEELKKEGVEILNDIAVYDFGKFIHILDPEGNKVELWEPI, from the coding sequence ATGAAAAAAGTAACAGGTATCGGCGGAATTTTCTTTACATGTAAAGATCCTGAAGCCTTAAAAGAATGGTACAGGAAACATCTTGGAATAGAGGGAAATGAATACGGAACTACCTTTGACTGGAAACAGGCTGCTGAGTCAGACTCCAAAGGATCAACCACCTGGAGCCCGATGCCGGAGACGACATCCTATTTTGAGCCTTCTGCCAAAGAATTTATGATCAACTATACCGTTGATGACCTGGAAGCATTGGTTGAAGAATTAAAAAAAGAAGGCGTGGAAATTCTGAATGATATTGCAGTATATGACTTTGGAAAGTTTATTCACATCCTTGATCCTGAAGGCAATAAAGTAGAACTCTGGGAACCTATTTAA
- the uvrB gene encoding excinuclease ABC subunit UvrB, whose amino-acid sequence MQFKLESEYKPTGDQPQAIEKLTEGIKIGEKYQTLLGVTGSGKTFTVANLVHNVQKPTLVLAHNKTLAAQLFMEFKEFFPENAVEYFVSYYDYYQPEAYIATSGTYIEKDLSINEEVEKLRLSATASLLSGRRDVLIVASVSCIYGIGNPTEFHKSLISIAIGEKVTRTALLHALVNALYSRTLNEFQRGTFRVKGDVIDVFPAYADNAVRIQFFGDEIEKIQSFDPVSGNVTASFEQIQIYPANLFVTSKDTLNGAIRSIQDDLVKQVDFFNSVEKPLEAKRLQERTELDLEMIKELGYCSGIENYSRYLDGRIPGSRPFCLLDYFPKDYLMVIDESHVTVPQVHAMYGGDRSRKESLVEYGFRLPAAMDNRPLKFEEFEAIQNQVIYVSATPADYELEKTGGAYIEQIIRPTGLLDPIIEIRPTINQIDDLMEEIRKRADVDERVLVTTLTKKMAEELTKYFTKFGIRTRYIHSDVETLERIQIMQDLRVGLFDVLIGVNLLREGLDLPEVSLVAILDADKEGMLRSRRSMIQTVGRAARNLNGRAIMYADKITKSMQATLDETDYRRAKQIEYNEKHGKVPVALNKKISESLVGRTKDFPDEKYTQKEILQKVAEAKATYTSGDMEKVIGQKQKEMEAAAKNLDFIKAAKLRDEIAALKG is encoded by the coding sequence ATGCAGTTTAAATTAGAATCAGAATATAAACCCACCGGTGACCAGCCCCAGGCCATTGAAAAACTTACCGAAGGCATTAAAATCGGTGAAAAGTACCAGACCTTACTGGGAGTAACCGGATCGGGAAAGACCTTTACAGTGGCAAATCTTGTACATAATGTGCAGAAGCCTACCCTGGTACTGGCACACAATAAGACCCTGGCCGCACAGCTTTTCATGGAGTTTAAAGAATTCTTTCCTGAGAATGCCGTGGAGTATTTCGTGAGTTACTATGATTACTATCAGCCTGAAGCCTATATCGCAACATCAGGAACTTATATTGAAAAAGACCTGAGCATCAACGAAGAAGTTGAAAAGCTGAGACTCTCGGCAACGGCCAGCCTGCTTTCCGGAAGAAGGGATGTGCTGATTGTGGCCTCCGTTTCATGCATTTACGGTATCGGGAACCCTACGGAATTTCACAAATCCCTGATTTCAATAGCCATTGGCGAAAAAGTAACCCGGACCGCTCTTTTACATGCCTTGGTTAATGCATTGTACTCCAGAACGCTGAATGAGTTCCAGAGAGGGACCTTCCGTGTAAAAGGTGATGTTATTGATGTATTTCCGGCCTATGCAGACAATGCCGTAAGAATTCAGTTTTTCGGGGATGAAATTGAAAAAATCCAGAGTTTTGATCCCGTTTCAGGAAATGTCACCGCGAGCTTTGAACAGATCCAGATCTACCCTGCCAACCTTTTTGTAACTTCAAAAGATACTTTAAACGGTGCTATCAGAAGTATTCAGGACGACCTGGTAAAACAGGTTGATTTTTTTAATTCCGTTGAAAAACCGCTGGAAGCCAAAAGGCTGCAGGAAAGAACAGAGCTGGATCTGGAAATGATCAAAGAACTCGGCTACTGCTCGGGAATTGAAAATTACTCCAGATACCTGGACGGCAGGATTCCCGGAAGCAGGCCTTTCTGCCTGCTGGATTATTTCCCTAAAGATTACCTGATGGTGATTGATGAAAGCCACGTAACCGTACCGCAGGTTCATGCGATGTACGGAGGCGACCGCAGCAGAAAAGAATCCCTGGTGGAATACGGCTTTCGGCTTCCGGCAGCGATGGACAACAGGCCTCTGAAATTTGAAGAGTTTGAAGCCATCCAGAACCAGGTTATCTATGTATCTGCCACACCGGCCGATTATGAGCTGGAGAAAACCGGCGGTGCTTACATTGAACAAATCATCCGTCCGACAGGGCTTCTGGATCCCATCATTGAAATCCGGCCTACCATCAATCAGATTGATGACTTAATGGAAGAAATCCGAAAGCGGGCTGATGTGGACGAAAGGGTTCTGGTAACAACATTAACAAAGAAAATGGCAGAGGAACTGACCAAATATTTCACCAAATTCGGTATCAGGACCCGGTACATTCACTCTGATGTGGAAACCCTGGAACGTATCCAGATCATGCAGGATCTGCGTGTAGGCCTTTTTGATGTCCTGATCGGAGTGAATTTATTGAGAGAAGGGCTTGACTTACCTGAAGTTTCTTTGGTGGCCATCCTGGATGCAGACAAAGAAGGAATGCTGAGAAGCAGGAGGTCGATGATCCAGACCGTAGGCCGGGCTGCAAGAAACCTGAACGGAAGGGCTATCATGTATGCCGATAAGATCACAAAATCAATGCAGGCTACGCTGGATGAAACGGATTACCGTAGAGCAAAGCAGATAGAGTACAATGAAAAGCACGGTAAAGTTCCTGTTGCTTTAAATAAAAAGATTTCTGAAAGCCTGGTGGGAAGGACCAAGGATTTCCCTGACGAAAAATATACACAGAAAGAGATCCTGCAGAAAGTGGCTGAAGCCAAAGCGACTTATACTTCCGGAGATATGGAAAAGGTCATCGGACAGAAACAAAAAGAAATGGAAGCCGCTGCCAAAAACCTTGATTTCATAAAAGCGGCAAAGCTAAGGGATGAAATTGCCGCCTTAAAAGGTTAA
- a CDS encoding PQQ-dependent sugar dehydrogenase, protein MKKVFLPLLFTSGIMLVSCQGKGKPSEPSAKEEKPNTSYKPAFKGQTRITPVKTVTPYTVEVLNKDLGKPWGIINLPDGRFLITEKSGFINVVSADGKQVSKIEGFPKVDDKGQGGMLDVALDPDFKTNNMVFFVFSEPFGDGNLTSVAKGKLSADMKNISGVQVIFRATPSYDGDKHYGGRLQFDKDGNLFVSTGERSDKQTRVYAQKTDNYLGKILKITKDGKPAPGNPFMNTSGYKPEIYAFGIRNPQGMALDEKGQLWDIEMGPRGGDEINLIQPGKNYGWGDVTYGIEYSGEKINNGTTQKAGTEQPVYYWDPVVSPSGVTFYTGNIPEWKGNLFIGCLSGQHINRIVMKDNKVVGEERLLLDQKERFRDVLNGMDGNLYGITDSGKLYKISKK, encoded by the coding sequence ATGAAAAAAGTATTCTTACCTCTTTTATTTACCTCTGGAATCATGCTCGTTTCCTGCCAGGGAAAAGGTAAACCAAGCGAACCTTCCGCAAAGGAAGAGAAACCCAATACAAGTTATAAGCCTGCTTTTAAAGGGCAGACCAGAATTACTCCTGTAAAGACAGTAACGCCCTATACAGTAGAAGTGCTGAATAAAGACCTGGGAAAACCGTGGGGGATTATCAATTTGCCGGACGGCAGATTCCTGATCACGGAAAAATCAGGTTTTATTAATGTAGTATCAGCCGACGGAAAGCAGGTTTCTAAAATTGAAGGCTTCCCTAAAGTGGATGACAAAGGTCAGGGCGGAATGCTTGATGTGGCCTTAGACCCCGATTTCAAGACCAATAATATGGTGTTTTTTGTTTTTTCTGAACCTTTCGGAGACGGTAATCTGACCTCGGTGGCCAAAGGAAAGCTTTCTGCAGATATGAAAAATATTTCAGGCGTACAGGTAATTTTCCGGGCGACGCCTTCTTATGATGGAGACAAGCACTACGGAGGACGGCTGCAGTTTGATAAAGACGGGAATTTATTTGTAAGCACAGGTGAACGGTCAGATAAGCAGACCAGGGTGTATGCTCAGAAAACAGATAATTATTTAGGTAAAATCTTAAAGATTACCAAAGACGGGAAACCTGCTCCGGGAAATCCGTTTATGAATACCTCCGGATATAAACCTGAAATTTATGCATTCGGAATCCGGAATCCGCAGGGCATGGCTCTGGATGAGAAAGGACAGCTCTGGGATATTGAAATGGGGCCTCGTGGCGGAGACGAAATCAATCTGATTCAGCCGGGGAAAAATTACGGTTGGGGAGACGTTACGTATGGCATTGAATATTCCGGGGAGAAAATCAACAACGGAACGACACAGAAGGCAGGAACCGAGCAGCCGGTTTATTATTGGGATCCGGTAGTTTCCCCGAGCGGCGTGACTTTCTATACCGGGAATATACCTGAATGGAAGGGCAATTTATTCATCGGATGCCTAAGCGGACAGCACATTAACAGGATTGTCATGAAAGACAACAAAGTAGTGGGCGAAGAAAGGCTGCTTCTGGACCAGAAAGAAAGATTCCGGGATGTCCTGAACGGAATGGACGGCAACTTGTATGGAATTACCGACAGCGGCAAACTCTATAAAATTTCTAAGAAATAA